The sequence TTCAAGGCCTTCAGGGATACCAGGATGGAGAGGAGGAAGAGAAGAGCCGCGATAACCAGGACCACGGTGGAGCCGGCAAGCTCCTTCGACGGGAGCGGCCTCTTCTTGGTCCTGGCCATGACCGCGTCTATGTCGCGGTCGAAGTAGTGGTTGAAGGCGCTGGCGCCGGTGGCCGAGAGCATGGTGGCCACGATGAGGAAGAACATCTTCTCAAAAGAAAACGGTCCCGCGCCGACCGCCACAAAACCCACGACAGCGCTGAAGGTTATCAAGCTGCAGATGCGGAGTTTAAAGAGCGGAAGGTATTTTTTTATCGTCTCCAAAGTGTCTCCCTGTGAAAGGACCGCTACGCCTCGCCGCCCTCTGCCCCCTCTCCACTCTCCCCACACTTCAATGGTCTCCGGAGAAGCGAGAGTAGCGCGTTCCATACGAACGTTATGCCGCCGGCTATGGCCACGAGCCCCCCGACACCCATAATGCCCATGCCGAGCGTCTTCCAGATGGTATCGAGGTTCTGCTCGGCCCCGTAAGTCTTCCGCTGCACGCCGTGGGTACCGGCGATGAAAAGCCCGGCGGCGAAAAGGACTATCCCCAGACTGTAGAGGTAGGGCTGTATCTTTGCCATCCTTTTACTATAGATCGACCTGTTAAGTAAAGGTAAAACTTCATAAAAGAGCCCCATGAAGGCGATGGTGACGGCGCCTATTACACAATGATAATGGGCCGGGATGATGGTGTTTACCCCGCTTATCATGAGCGCCAGCACCCCGCCGAGCATGAAGACGGCCATGGAGAGCACGAGCGAGGAGAAGCCGGGGTTGCCCCACGGGAGCGCCCTGCCCTCGAACTCCGTCCCCTTCTTCGTAACGAGCATATAGACCACCGCCAGGACGAAGACCATGGTGGGCGGCCCGAGCCCCCAGCGCATTATCTCGGTAAAGAGTTCCTTATAGGCCTGGGTGGCCGTATCGTGTATGAAGTAGACGAACGGCGCCGCAGCCACGAACGCGAGGTAGTAGAGGTATGCCCCCACGGCCGCCTTACGCCCTATGGGCTCCCTGCCCAGGGTAAGCCGCGCCAGGTAGACCCAGACCGTGACCATGGCTATGGTGTTGGCGAACTGGAGCACGTGCCCGCCGCCCCAGAAAAACCGCTCGAGGTCGAAAAACGCCTTGCCCGTGATGAACTGGAAAAAGCCCGAAAGGCCGAAACAGATAAAGGCAACGGCAACGGCAACGGCGGCCGCGGCCATGCCGAGGGTCAGGATTGGAAACGGTTTTCTTTCCTTTTTTTCCGTCTTCCACTCGGCCCGGGCCTTAAGGAGCGTACCGAAGGTATTTACGAGGTTTAAAACGATGCCCGCGGCGAAGAGCGCGAGCCCCGTATAGAAAAGCGGGTGGATAAGGATCGGCACGTAGTTGGCCAGCTCGGCCTCGCCCAACCCGAATATCGCCGTAATCACTATGAGTGCGGTGCCCAGAGAGGCGGAGGCGAGTGAGAGCCAACCGAGAAGCGGGCTCCTCTGGGGCTGCCCGAGGTGTACGGTGCTCGTCAGCACCCACATAAAGCCCTCGAAGGCCAGGAACCATATCACAACGGCCAGTATCACGTGGCCCACGAGCGCCACGTAGATATAGTCCCCCCCGAGCGGCAGGATGTCCTCTATATAAGGCGTTCTCGCCATGGCCACCAGGAAGGCGAATATCCCGGCGAACACGAGCGAAAAGACCGCGAACAGCATCCAGCCGTAGCCTAGTTTTTTCTCGCTCTCTAACATTGTCCTTCTCCCTGGATGCCCGGCCGTTCTCCGGGCATTCAAGCATTATCGTCTTACCGCGCCCAAAAAGCAAGGCCAAAACCACCCTGAGGGTGTTTCCCTTTCACGACGGCCATCAGTGGTACACGGCATGAAGGTTGTAATAGGGCCGCTTATGACATTAACCGTGCGGCAGCACTCGAAGCCGGGAAAAATTCGCCCGGGTGGCTGTTGAAAAAACAATATTCCTGTCACTCCCGCGTTCGCGGGAGTCCAGAAGTCCTTGAAATAACTGGATTCCTGCTGGAGCCTGCCCCGTACTTGATACGGGGCAGGAATGACAATTTTTTTGAAAAAGACAACTTTCTCAGCAGCCCCCCGGCCCCTCCTATTAGGAGTTGAAAAGTCCGCATACTTCTGGTATTATATAAAGATTAAGAATCCGCAGGAGGGAGAACAATGATGAGAGAAAAGGTCGAAGAGGCTCTCGAGAGCATCCGCCCGGCGTTGCAGGCCGACGGAGGGGACATAAGGCTCGTGGACATCGACGAGGAGAACGGGATCGTAAGGGTCGAACTCCAGGGCGCATGCTCGGGATGCCCGAGTTCCCAGATAACGCTTCAGATGGGGGTCGAGCGGGCCATAAAGGAGAGGATCCCCAGCATAAAGCAGGTCGTCTCCGTCTAAACCGGGCTAACCGGGGCTTACCAGGGTCTGACC comes from Thermodesulfobacteriota bacterium and encodes:
- a CDS encoding cbb3-type cytochrome c oxidase subunit I, whose translation is MLESEKKLGYGWMLFAVFSLVFAGIFAFLVAMARTPYIEDILPLGGDYIYVALVGHVILAVVIWFLAFEGFMWVLTSTVHLGQPQRSPLLGWLSLASASLGTALIVITAIFGLGEAELANYVPILIHPLFYTGLALFAAGIVLNLVNTFGTLLKARAEWKTEKKERKPFPILTLGMAAAAVAVAVAFICFGLSGFFQFITGKAFFDLERFFWGGGHVLQFANTIAMVTVWVYLARLTLGREPIGRKAAVGAYLYYLAFVAAAPFVYFIHDTATQAYKELFTEIMRWGLGPPTMVFVLAVVYMLVTKKGTEFEGRALPWGNPGFSSLVLSMAVFMLGGVLALMISGVNTIIPAHYHCVIGAVTIAFMGLFYEVLPLLNRSIYSKRMAKIQPYLYSLGIVLFAAGLFIAGTHGVQRKTYGAEQNLDTIWKTLGMGIMGVGGLVAIAGGITFVWNALLSLLRRPLKCGESGEGAEGGEA
- a CDS encoding NifU family protein, with protein sequence MREKVEEALESIRPALQADGGDIRLVDIDEENGIVRVELQGACSGCPSSQITLQMGVERAIKERIPSIKQVVSV